The DNA sequence TATTTTCGTCTTCCACGAGGGGGAGCGGAACCATCTTCATTTCTCGATCATCGGGGGCCGCGTGATCCTCATGATCGTGGCTGATCAGGGATCCCCCGTAGGATTGGTGCGGCTGCATATTAAGAAATTCTCCCGGGACATTGACGAGATTTTCCAGGAGCTCACCCGTCGGCCGGAGAGTGTCTCGGGAGAGGGCCGCTTCCTTTCGGAGTCGGGGTTCGGCGACCTTACCGATGACGACTTCGAGCAGCTTTTTAATAGGAGATAGGGGATGTCCTTCATCAATTACGCAGCCCGGGAGATCAACTGCAAGCTAGTCTTCTACGGCCCGGGTCTCTGCGGGAAAACGACGAACCTGCAATTTATTTACAAGAAGGTCGACCCAGCAACGAAGGGCAAGCTTATCTCTTTGGCCACGGAATCGGAGCGGACCCTATTTTTCGATTTCCTGCCCTTGGAACTAGGCACTGTGCGAGGGTTCAAGACCCGTTTCCACCTCTACACGGTTCCTGGTCAGATCTTCTACGAGGCGAGCCGGAAGCTCATTCTCAAAGGGGTTGATGGGGTGGTTTTTGTTGCTGACTCACAGCTCGAGCGCATGGAAGCGAACATCCAGAGCTTCGAGGATATGAATATACATCTCA is a window from the Candidatus Methylomirabilota bacterium genome containing:
- a CDS encoding roadblock/LC7 domain-containing protein, yielding MYPITNLIIYEDDLSRIVACLNMLNRKARSRAVLLIDKSGQLIACAGETDGLDATSLGSLAAGHIAAAGALAQLLGDEEFIFVFHEGERNHLHFSIIGGRVILMIVADQGSPVGLVRLHIKKFSRDIDEIFQELTRRPESVSGEGRFLSESGFGDLTDDDFEQLFNRR
- a CDS encoding GTPase domain-containing protein, which gives rise to MSFINYAAREINCKLVFYGPGLCGKTTNLQFIYKKVDPATKGKLISLATESERTLFFDFLPLELGTVRGFKTRFHLYTVPGQIFYEASRKLILKGVDGVVFVADSQLERMEANIQSFEDMNIHLKEQGIDPLKIPLVMQYNKRDLPNIVPVDELQKALNPRNLAWFEAVAPEGTGVFETLKAIAKIVLQELQKKT